Proteins co-encoded in one Symmachiella macrocystis genomic window:
- a CDS encoding sialidase family protein, with protein MGRLLFCLLSLSLICANPILIRAGEPQVDKKIVVFGEEGKFGGWPANHGMWIWGDEILVGFSTGSHKDLGKERHNIDRQKPEYHVLARSLDGGETWKMEFPNDKGMLINQGGMRHGTTDPKHTEPTPADITEPINFTHPDFCMTMRFQDVHGGVSRLYYSYDRGHTWKGPFKVPDFGQPGVMARSDYIVNGPKDCHVFLTGSKSNNEEGRVFCGRTTDGGLTWKFLSYVGPEPNGFSIMPSTVRLSPTKLVMTTRRREGLGEDKHRWIDTWESNDNGKSWTFLNNAVEDVGEGNPPAMLRLQDGRLCVTYGDRKAPFQMCAKFSSDEGKTWSEPFVLDNNAGGRDLGYPRTVQRPDGKLVTTYYIYYPDSPYRKIVANIWDCGS; from the coding sequence ATGGGCCGCCTCTTGTTTTGTCTGCTCAGTCTAAGCCTGATTTGTGCCAATCCGATTTTGATACGTGCCGGTGAACCCCAGGTCGATAAAAAAATCGTCGTGTTCGGCGAGGAAGGCAAGTTCGGCGGCTGGCCGGCCAATCATGGGATGTGGATTTGGGGAGATGAAATCCTCGTCGGATTCAGCACAGGCTCGCACAAAGACCTGGGCAAAGAACGCCACAATATCGATCGTCAAAAACCAGAGTATCACGTCTTAGCGCGCAGTTTGGATGGCGGTGAGACATGGAAGATGGAGTTCCCCAACGATAAAGGGATGCTCATCAACCAAGGCGGCATGCGGCACGGCACGACCGATCCTAAGCACACCGAACCGACACCGGCCGACATCACCGAGCCGATCAATTTCACACATCCCGATTTCTGCATGACAATGCGATTCCAGGATGTGCATGGCGGGGTTTCGCGGCTGTATTATTCCTATGACCGCGGGCACACTTGGAAAGGCCCGTTCAAGGTCCCGGACTTTGGGCAACCGGGCGTGATGGCCCGCTCGGACTACATCGTCAACGGTCCCAAGGACTGTCATGTCTTTCTGACCGGCTCGAAATCCAACAACGAAGAAGGGCGTGTCTTTTGCGGCCGCACGACCGATGGTGGATTGACCTGGAAGTTCTTGTCCTACGTCGGTCCCGAACCCAACGGCTTTTCGATCATGCCTTCGACCGTGCGGTTGTCCCCCACCAAATTGGTGATGACCACCCGCCGCCGCGAAGGACTGGGAGAAGACAAACATCGTTGGATTGACACCTGGGAGTCAAACGACAATGGCAAAAGTTGGACGTTCCTGAACAACGCCGTCGAAGATGTCGGTGAAGGCAACCCGCCGGCAATGCTCCGGCTTCAAGACGGCCGGCTGTGCGTGACCTACGGCGACCGCAAGGCCCCGTTTCAAATGTGCGCCAAATTTAGCAGCGACGAAGGAAAGACCTGGAGCGAACCGTTTGTGCTGGACAACAACGCCGGCGGCCGCGACCTCGGCTATCCGCGCACAGTGCAGCGCCCCGACGGTAAACTGGTGACGACGTACTACATCTATTACCCAGACAGCCCGTACCGCAAGATCGTGGCGAACATATGGGACTGCGGCTCGTGA
- a CDS encoding neutral/alkaline non-lysosomal ceramidase N-terminal domain-containing protein, with the protein MFARIRIVGALLVLITLYCDQQSSRADDDIPLRVGFGKRDITPQAPTPMWGYGARHALLSEGTLTPLMAKAIVVQGEDGKVALVGLDIGRGPTRQMMEKIRAAILEQAGIENVLISGSHSHHGPVIELIDREGFGKGTYDDAVAYAQKLPDLIIEAILEADKTAQPATIGVGTRELTLNRNRHTKRKPKARDPLLSVVRFDDAQSGKPLAVLVNFAAHPVMTKGEVLKFSADYPGFMQDKVEADMETNCVFIQGAAGDLSPNPTADFREPKLFGEELARNVIEVAGEIESKPLKRNTIVGHVDQFRFKSRIDFSDPLVLVGYSAAFFPELIVNFIEEAKEGHQAELNTVLLGRQIALVGGSGEFFCNHAVRLRERSYVDHTLFFGYCNGHNLYFPTIEAVSEGGYGADAMVSPVEIGAGEQMMNRALINIYEMAGRFNAKAK; encoded by the coding sequence ATGTTCGCGAGAATTCGTATCGTAGGTGCCTTGCTGGTACTGATTACACTCTATTGCGACCAACAATCATCTCGGGCTGACGACGACATCCCGCTACGAGTCGGGTTTGGCAAGCGAGATATTACGCCCCAAGCGCCGACGCCGATGTGGGGTTACGGCGCACGGCACGCGCTGCTCTCCGAGGGAACGCTCACCCCGCTGATGGCCAAAGCGATCGTGGTCCAGGGTGAAGATGGCAAGGTGGCATTGGTCGGACTGGATATCGGCCGTGGGCCGACGCGGCAGATGATGGAGAAAATCCGTGCAGCGATATTGGAGCAAGCCGGCATTGAAAACGTGCTGATCAGTGGATCGCATTCACACCACGGTCCGGTGATAGAACTGATCGATCGTGAAGGCTTCGGCAAAGGGACGTATGACGATGCGGTCGCCTATGCTCAAAAATTGCCGGACCTGATTATTGAAGCCATCCTAGAAGCGGACAAAACAGCCCAGCCGGCGACCATTGGTGTGGGAACGCGGGAATTGACACTCAATCGCAATCGTCACACCAAACGCAAACCCAAAGCCCGTGATCCGCTGTTGTCGGTCGTGCGGTTTGATGATGCCCAATCGGGCAAGCCATTAGCGGTACTCGTCAATTTCGCGGCTCATCCCGTGATGACCAAGGGGGAAGTGCTCAAATTCTCAGCCGACTACCCCGGATTCATGCAGGACAAAGTCGAGGCCGACATGGAGACCAACTGCGTGTTTATTCAAGGGGCAGCAGGCGATCTCAGCCCCAACCCCACGGCCGATTTTCGCGAGCCGAAATTGTTCGGCGAAGAACTCGCACGGAATGTGATTGAAGTGGCCGGCGAGATTGAATCCAAACCACTGAAGCGGAACACGATTGTCGGCCACGTCGACCAGTTTCGCTTCAAATCGCGGATCGATTTTTCCGATCCGTTAGTGCTCGTCGGTTACAGTGCCGCCTTTTTTCCCGAATTGATCGTCAACTTCATCGAGGAGGCCAAAGAGGGGCATCAAGCGGAATTGAATACCGTACTGCTTGGTCGCCAGATTGCGCTGGTGGGTGGCTCGGGGGAATTCTTCTGCAATCACGCGGTCCGACTCCGCGAACGGTCCTACGTCGACCACACGCTGTTTTTCGGATACTGCAACGGCCATAACCTGTACTTCCCTACTATCGAAGCGGTCTCCGAAGGGGGCTACGGCGCCGATGCAATGGTCTCACCGGTGGAAATTGGCGCGGGAGAACAGATGATGAACCGGGCGCTGATCAACATCTATGAAATGGCCGGCAGATTCAATGCTAAAGCGAAGTGA
- a CDS encoding efflux RND transporter permease subunit has product MSTLSEFYQKHSGKLLLLTLLSFPVLFVKAQTLPANNDIETWLPRDSEVRANYEDFKRDFGVEELIVVGIENTSKDDVLVEAVCERLERLDCVRKCWSPGRMQAIMTSFGVDDVEAETRLKGLTLSQDGRLVGLICLLSPEGYGDRAKTVDAVTGVLEYCQLRGDQVRLAGAPVIVTELDRLGSEEENQKFFFITLLVCWGLLSYTTRQWQLSLALLGLTIWAIQLTLAGIHVAGGEMNFILSALSVMVMIFTLAVSIHFMHYYTAAPDDDDPLRQALKTAWKPCCLATLTTTIGLVSLAVSDILPVNQFGYAAAWGSVVALITGLGLTPALMTIWPPQAQCEEQGAAISSRLGDWISTHSKVVSLVTVTMIMVTCVGLLSIETKIDPLDFLPKNSKVLTDAQRVEAQLTNIDSIEAVVEFRDNDLPFTERLEKVREIEAVIAGHPAVRHTISSASFFPSEMPQNPFTLGRLLKRAESQREHNEYIADGERLWRISARISTSEGLSQHEIFEQLQARAEGLPVRFTGIAPMLNHAQQEIFRGFHESFLMAFLIITGVMVVSLRSWKTAMVAMIPNLTPICIVYGILGWVGMPVDIGMMMSGSIALGIAVDGTFHFLVHYQSQFNRGISSAQASREALRQTGGPIFKAALISSIGMLALTLSSFAPTARFGLLMCSLLIAALVGDLVLLPALLCLRPSRLRQHKSAASELAGPHRLPTTPEPAVLADRVA; this is encoded by the coding sequence TTGTCGACCCTTTCCGAGTTTTATCAAAAACACAGCGGCAAGTTGCTCCTCCTCACGCTGTTGTCGTTTCCAGTGCTGTTTGTCAAAGCACAAACATTGCCGGCGAACAACGACATCGAGACCTGGCTGCCTCGCGATTCCGAAGTGCGTGCCAACTATGAGGATTTCAAGCGCGATTTTGGCGTAGAAGAACTCATCGTCGTCGGGATTGAAAACACATCGAAAGATGATGTGTTGGTCGAAGCGGTTTGCGAACGGCTGGAACGGCTCGACTGTGTGCGGAAATGTTGGTCTCCCGGACGGATGCAAGCCATTATGACCAGCTTTGGCGTTGACGACGTCGAAGCGGAAACGCGACTGAAGGGATTGACCCTATCCCAAGACGGCCGATTGGTGGGATTGATTTGCTTGTTGTCCCCCGAAGGATATGGCGATCGTGCGAAGACGGTCGATGCCGTGACTGGTGTGCTGGAGTATTGCCAACTCCGGGGCGATCAGGTCCGCCTGGCTGGCGCGCCGGTCATCGTCACCGAATTGGACCGATTGGGGAGTGAAGAGGAAAACCAGAAATTCTTTTTCATCACCTTGTTGGTCTGTTGGGGATTGTTGTCCTACACCACGCGGCAATGGCAATTGTCACTAGCGCTGCTCGGACTGACCATTTGGGCCATTCAATTGACGTTAGCAGGTATTCACGTTGCCGGCGGGGAAATGAACTTCATCCTCAGCGCGTTGTCAGTGATGGTGATGATATTTACGTTGGCTGTTTCGATTCACTTCATGCATTACTACACCGCCGCACCTGACGACGACGACCCATTAAGGCAGGCATTGAAAACCGCCTGGAAGCCCTGCTGTCTAGCGACATTGACCACAACAATCGGCCTGGTTTCGTTAGCGGTCAGCGACATCCTCCCCGTCAACCAATTCGGTTATGCGGCTGCATGGGGCTCGGTGGTGGCATTGATTACCGGGTTGGGTTTAACGCCCGCTTTGATGACGATCTGGCCACCACAGGCTCAATGCGAAGAGCAAGGCGCGGCGATCAGTTCTCGCCTGGGAGATTGGATCTCGACACACAGCAAAGTCGTTTCCTTGGTCACGGTAACTATGATCATGGTGACGTGCGTGGGGTTGTTGTCGATCGAGACAAAGATTGATCCGCTCGACTTCCTCCCCAAAAACAGCAAAGTCCTCACCGACGCACAGCGTGTGGAAGCTCAACTCACGAATATCGACTCGATTGAAGCAGTCGTCGAGTTTCGTGACAACGATCTGCCCTTTACTGAGCGGTTGGAAAAGGTACGTGAAATCGAAGCTGTGATCGCCGGCCATCCCGCCGTTCGGCACACGATTTCCTCAGCGTCGTTTTTCCCCTCAGAGATGCCGCAAAACCCGTTTACGCTCGGGCGGCTATTAAAACGCGCCGAATCGCAGCGGGAGCACAACGAATATATTGCCGACGGCGAACGGCTGTGGCGGATCTCCGCGCGAATTAGCACAAGTGAAGGGTTGTCACAGCACGAAATCTTTGAGCAACTGCAAGCACGGGCCGAAGGGTTGCCTGTCCGCTTTACCGGCATCGCCCCCATGTTGAATCACGCACAGCAGGAGATCTTTCGAGGGTTTCACGAGAGCTTTTTGATGGCATTTTTGATCATCACCGGCGTAATGGTCGTTTCGTTGCGGTCTTGGAAAACGGCCATGGTGGCGATGATTCCTAATCTGACGCCGATTTGTATTGTCTACGGGATTCTGGGCTGGGTCGGTATGCCGGTCGACATCGGCATGATGATGTCCGGCAGCATCGCTTTGGGGATTGCCGTGGACGGCACGTTCCATTTTCTGGTGCACTATCAATCACAGTTCAACCGCGGAATCTCCTCCGCCCAGGCGTCGCGTGAGGCACTCCGGCAAACTGGGGGCCCGATCTTTAAGGCGGCTCTGATCTCCAGCATAGGCATGCTGGCGTTGACTCTGAGTAGCTTTGCACCGACAGCCCGGTTTGGCCTGTTGATGTGCTCGCTGTTGATTGCGGCCTTGGTCGGCGATTTGGTATTATTGCCAGCACTGCTGTGCCTCCGCCCGAGTCGTCTCCGTCAACATAAATCGGCGGCGTCGGAATTAGCGGGGCCACACAGGCTGCCAACAACGCCTGAACCGGCTGTATTGGCGGATAGGGTCGCATGA
- the rho gene encoding transcription termination factor Rho has product MQRDTSGSQTSTVGGQSRSDENASRADRIRANSADERYEEIKRGDIHIAELQRMTMKELLTQARLEQVTEYSGLKKQDLIFKILKERTKLNGLMFGEGTLEVLPDGFGFLRSPDYHYLPCPDDIYVSPSQIRRFGLRNGAIVAGQIRPPKENERYFALLRVEAINGQDPNLLTEKVFFDDLTPLHPETRLRLAAEASVLSTRVVDMIAPIGMGQRGLIVSPPRAGKTILLQQLAQAVLAAHPEAYVIMLLIDERPEEVTEMERHVKGHNCEVISSTFDEPPSRHIQVSEMVIEKAKRMVEYGQNVVIFLDSITRLARAWNTEVPHSGKILSGGVDANALQHPKRFFGAARNVEEGGSLTIVATALVDTGSRMDEVIFEEFKGTGNTELHLDRRMVEKRIWPAIDVNRSGTRREELLINEDELRRIWILRRVLNDMNPVDAMELLVNRMQRTKTNEEFLQSMNLS; this is encoded by the coding sequence ATGCAGCGCGATACAAGCGGTTCGCAAACCTCGACCGTTGGCGGTCAAAGCCGTTCCGACGAGAACGCCAGCCGAGCCGACCGCATTCGTGCCAACTCAGCCGATGAACGCTACGAAGAGATCAAGCGGGGCGACATTCACATTGCTGAATTGCAACGGATGACCATGAAGGAGTTGCTCACCCAAGCCCGGCTAGAGCAAGTCACTGAATACTCTGGACTCAAAAAACAGGATCTGATTTTCAAGATCCTCAAAGAACGCACCAAACTCAACGGCTTGATGTTCGGTGAAGGAACACTGGAAGTGCTTCCCGATGGCTTTGGGTTTCTCCGCAGCCCGGATTACCATTACTTGCCTTGCCCGGACGATATTTACGTCTCTCCCAGCCAGATTCGGCGGTTCGGACTGCGTAACGGTGCCATCGTCGCCGGCCAAATTCGTCCCCCGAAGGAAAACGAACGTTATTTCGCGCTGTTACGCGTCGAAGCCATCAACGGCCAAGACCCCAACTTGCTCACCGAGAAGGTCTTCTTCGACGACCTAACGCCGCTGCACCCCGAGACACGCTTGCGTCTAGCCGCCGAAGCCAGCGTGCTCAGTACGCGTGTCGTCGACATGATCGCTCCGATTGGTATGGGACAACGCGGGCTGATCGTTTCGCCACCGCGGGCAGGGAAAACCATTTTGCTGCAACAATTGGCGCAAGCCGTACTCGCCGCACACCCCGAAGCGTATGTGATCATGCTGCTGATTGATGAGCGGCCCGAAGAAGTCACGGAAATGGAACGGCACGTCAAGGGGCACAATTGCGAGGTCATCAGCAGTACATTTGATGAGCCGCCCAGTCGGCATATTCAGGTCTCTGAGATGGTTATCGAAAAGGCCAAGCGGATGGTCGAATATGGCCAAAACGTGGTGATCTTTCTGGATTCCATCACGCGGTTGGCCCGCGCTTGGAACACCGAAGTTCCGCACTCCGGAAAAATCCTCTCCGGTGGTGTCGATGCCAATGCCTTGCAGCATCCCAAACGGTTTTTCGGAGCCGCCCGGAATGTCGAAGAAGGGGGCAGCCTGACGATTGTGGCGACTGCCCTGGTCGACACCGGCAGCCGTATGGATGAAGTCATCTTCGAAGAATTTAAGGGAACCGGTAACACCGAGTTGCACTTAGATCGCCGCATGGTGGAAAAACGGATTTGGCCGGCCATCGACGTCAATCGCTCCGGCACCCGCCGTGAAGAATTATTGATCAACGAAGACGAATTGCGCCGCATTTGGATTTTGCGGCGCGTCCTCAACGACATGAATCCGGTCGACGCCATGGAACTGTTGGTCAACCGCATGCAACGCACTAAAACCAACGAAGAATTCTTGCAAAGCATGAACCTGAGTTAA
- the ribH gene encoding 6,7-dimethyl-8-ribityllumazine synthase — protein sequence MPEEIQGDLLSSAGRFAIVVARWNELVTRLMLDGAIDTLHRHGVADDQITVVWVPGSFEIPIVADNLARSGNYAGVCCLGAVIQGETTHDQYINQQVAAGIMQAGRETGVPVTFGVLTCQNMEQAQDRAGGKAGNKGRDAALAAIEMANLMAKLRG from the coding sequence ATGCCTGAAGAAATCCAAGGTGATTTGCTGTCCTCCGCTGGCCGGTTTGCCATTGTTGTTGCCCGCTGGAATGAACTGGTGACCCGCCTGATGTTAGACGGGGCCATCGACACACTGCACCGGCACGGCGTCGCCGACGACCAAATCACCGTCGTCTGGGTCCCCGGATCTTTTGAAATCCCTATCGTCGCCGACAATCTTGCCCGTAGTGGAAACTACGCCGGCGTTTGTTGCCTCGGTGCGGTGATTCAAGGGGAAACGACCCATGATCAATATATCAACCAACAAGTGGCTGCAGGCATTATGCAAGCAGGCCGCGAAACCGGAGTCCCGGTGACGTTTGGCGTGTTGACTTGCCAGAACATGGAACAAGCCCAGGACCGTGCCGGCGGCAAGGCGGGCAACAAAGGCCGTGACGCCGCGCTTGCTGCTATTGAAATGGCCAATTTGATGGCTAAGCTAAGAGGTTAG
- the nusB gene encoding transcription antitermination factor NusB, producing the protein MARRSRARETALQLLYRQDLNPAGNLESAGEFIEERLEDQALRDFCWNLFTGALEWRNVIDTRIEEVAANWSLRRMAPTDRNVLRLGAYELLYTDTPNRVVIDESLELAKKFGNAQSSQFVNGILDQLMPTLTDESPDAPTQAM; encoded by the coding sequence ATGGCGCGTCGCAGCCGGGCACGAGAAACGGCCCTACAACTGCTCTACCGACAGGATCTCAATCCCGCCGGCAATTTAGAGTCTGCCGGTGAATTCATCGAAGAACGGCTTGAGGACCAAGCCCTGCGCGATTTTTGCTGGAACTTATTTACCGGTGCGCTGGAATGGCGCAACGTGATCGATACACGTATCGAAGAGGTGGCCGCGAACTGGTCATTGCGGCGAATGGCGCCGACAGATCGCAACGTGTTGCGTCTCGGTGCTTACGAGTTGCTCTATACCGACACACCCAATCGGGTGGTCATCGACGAATCCTTAGAGCTGGCAAAGAAATTCGGCAACGCGCAGTCGTCGCAATTCGTCAATGGAATCCTGGACCAGTTAATGCCCACCTTGACCGACGAATCCCCCGACGCTCCGACGCAGGCGATGTAA
- a CDS encoding phosphoglycerate kinase, protein MAKKQIADIDPSGKTVLMRVDFNVPLDDNQNVTDDRRISMALPSIKSVIDRGGRVILMSHLGRPKGDGGDAKYSLKPAAAKLAELLGQEVVFATDTIGDDAQAKRAALSDGGVLVLENLRFNAGEKSGDADFAAALADGVDIYCNDAFGTCHRTDASMVAVPQAMGDKPKVSGFLVAKEIQYLSDAIAKPERPFVAILGGAKVSDKITVIENLLGICDKVLIGGAMAYTFSLAQGGQVGGSLVEKDKVDLAKQLIERGGDKLMLPVDTHCGDAFSGDCNKVVVDAGKIPDGYEGLDIGPKTAEIYAETVKAAKTIVWNGPMGVFEMPPFDAGTKAVAQAIADGDGTSIIGGGDSAAAVQQLGFADQVSHVSTGGGASLAMLEGQEFAAVNLLDDK, encoded by the coding sequence ATGGCAAAAAAACAAATCGCTGATATCGATCCCTCCGGAAAAACAGTTTTGATGCGGGTCGATTTCAATGTTCCCCTGGATGATAATCAAAACGTGACCGATGATCGCCGTATCAGCATGGCACTCCCCTCGATCAAATCGGTGATCGATCGCGGAGGGCGCGTGATCCTGATGAGCCATTTGGGGCGGCCCAAAGGCGACGGCGGCGACGCGAAATACAGCCTCAAGCCAGCCGCTGCGAAACTGGCTGAATTACTCGGACAAGAGGTCGTCTTTGCCACAGACACAATCGGCGACGATGCGCAAGCCAAACGGGCCGCGCTGTCCGATGGCGGAGTCCTGGTGCTAGAAAATCTGCGGTTCAATGCTGGCGAAAAGTCCGGTGATGCCGATTTCGCCGCTGCCTTGGCCGACGGGGTCGACATTTATTGCAACGACGCGTTCGGCACTTGCCATCGCACCGATGCTTCGATGGTCGCCGTCCCGCAAGCCATGGGAGACAAGCCCAAGGTTTCTGGTTTTCTGGTCGCCAAAGAGATTCAATACCTCAGCGACGCCATCGCCAAACCGGAACGGCCGTTTGTAGCGATTTTAGGCGGGGCCAAGGTTTCCGACAAAATCACCGTCATTGAAAACCTGCTTGGTATCTGTGACAAAGTCCTCATCGGCGGAGCGATGGCATATACGTTCTCGCTCGCTCAAGGGGGCCAAGTTGGCGGCAGTCTGGTCGAAAAGGACAAAGTCGATCTGGCCAAACAATTGATCGAGCGCGGCGGTGACAAATTGATGCTGCCGGTCGACACGCATTGCGGCGACGCGTTCAGCGGCGACTGCAACAAGGTGGTGGTCGATGCCGGTAAAATCCCCGACGGTTACGAAGGTCTCGACATAGGCCCTAAGACGGCTGAGATCTACGCCGAAACGGTCAAAGCCGCCAAAACGATCGTCTGGAACGGTCCGATGGGCGTCTTCGAAATGCCCCCCTTCGATGCCGGCACCAAAGCAGTCGCTCAGGCAATTGCCGACGGAGACGGAACCAGCATCATCGGCGGCGGGGACAGCGCCGCTGCGGTTCAGCAACTTGGCTTTGCCGATCAGGTCTCGCACGTCAGCACCGGCGGGGGGGCCAGTTTGGCCATGCTTGAAGGCCAAGAGTTCGCCGCCGTGAACCTGCTCGACGACAAATAA
- the purE gene encoding 5-(carboxyamino)imidazole ribonucleotide mutase, whose protein sequence is MSNSDKPLVGIIMGSTSDWDTMKPAVDMFKEFDIPFECRVMSAHRTPAVVTEFSSTAEERGVEVLIAGAGGAAHLAGVVAAHTVLPVLGVPIESKLNGLDSLLSTVQMPGGIPVGTLAIGSAGAKNAALLAIRIMANSRPELRKKIHAFNAKQAEKVMAAGLPV, encoded by the coding sequence ATGAGCAACAGCGACAAACCCCTGGTGGGAATCATCATGGGCAGCACATCGGACTGGGACACGATGAAACCGGCAGTCGACATGTTTAAAGAATTCGATATTCCTTTTGAATGCCGCGTGATGTCGGCGCACCGCACACCGGCGGTCGTCACGGAGTTTTCCTCCACCGCCGAAGAGCGGGGGGTAGAAGTTCTGATCGCCGGAGCAGGGGGGGCCGCGCACTTGGCGGGTGTCGTCGCTGCTCACACGGTCCTGCCGGTGTTGGGCGTACCGATCGAAAGCAAACTCAACGGCCTGGACTCGCTGCTTTCGACTGTACAAATGCCCGGTGGTATTCCGGTCGGCACATTGGCCATCGGCAGCGCCGGCGCCAAGAACGCCGCATTGTTGGCGATCCGCATCATGGCCAACAGTCGCCCCGAACTGCGGAAAAAAATCCACGCTTTCAACGCCAAGCAGGCCGAAAAAGTGATGGCAGCTGGATTGCCGGTCTAA
- a CDS encoding SDR family oxidoreductase — protein MSYQLLTGATGLLGRYLIRDLMQAEVPLAVLVRPTRKASVRQRVEQMMAFWEERLGHAMPRPVVLEGDISQENLGLDDRSVKWVTEHCSGMIHNAASLTFHSTGPESEPWRSNIQGVRHVLDLCEKTGIRQFLHMSTAYVCGLREGRVLETELDVGQERGNDYEMSKIDAEKMVHAATFIDDLTICRPAIIVGDSQTGYTSTYHGFYAALQLAYTLVRSMDPDDTGRVRSIARFELSGNESKNLVPVDWVSAATAHIVTHPELHGQTYHLTPRHPATIRLVSDILEDATRFYSAKFVGEDAEIDDWGEAEQIFNDNIHVYNSYWRDDPTFDCTNTLTAMPHLPCPDVDREMLLRMSKVAIDGNFGGGRDKRVDLDFDPHQHLKPLVDAGEKQTNGQADAHLLGLEVTGGGGGAWHLMLQDGKLVGADIGRDQKCTAVYRLDADTFATLATGQESASSALDKGQLVIDGNGLSRSELVDIFDEIVRGSGVGK, from the coding sequence ATGTCCTACCAGTTACTGACCGGTGCCACTGGCCTGTTGGGCCGTTATTTGATTCGTGACTTGATGCAAGCCGAAGTCCCGTTGGCGGTGCTCGTCCGCCCGACGCGGAAGGCTTCCGTGCGTCAACGTGTTGAGCAAATGATGGCTTTCTGGGAAGAACGTCTCGGACACGCCATGCCTCGACCGGTGGTCTTGGAGGGGGATATCAGCCAGGAAAACCTGGGGCTGGATGACCGCTCGGTCAAATGGGTTACAGAGCACTGCAGCGGCATGATTCACAATGCCGCCAGTTTGACCTTCCACAGTACCGGACCGGAAAGCGAACCTTGGAGGTCAAATATTCAAGGGGTGCGACACGTCTTGGATCTGTGCGAAAAGACGGGCATCCGCCAGTTTTTGCACATGTCGACCGCTTACGTATGCGGGCTCCGCGAAGGCCGCGTGCTGGAAACGGAATTGGATGTGGGGCAGGAACGGGGCAACGATTATGAAATGAGCAAAATCGACGCCGAAAAAATGGTGCACGCGGCGACGTTCATCGACGACCTCACCATCTGTCGCCCGGCAATCATTGTCGGCGATTCTCAAACTGGCTACACAAGCACCTACCACGGGTTTTACGCCGCTTTGCAGTTGGCCTACACCCTTGTTCGCTCGATGGATCCAGACGATACGGGTCGCGTACGTTCCATCGCACGATTTGAACTTTCCGGTAATGAATCGAAGAATCTGGTCCCCGTGGATTGGGTCAGTGCGGCAACGGCACATATTGTCACGCACCCGGAACTGCACGGTCAAACTTACCATCTGACCCCGCGGCATCCGGCGACGATTCGTCTGGTGAGCGATATTTTAGAAGACGCCACGCGGTTTTATAGTGCGAAGTTCGTTGGCGAAGATGCGGAAATCGACGACTGGGGCGAAGCTGAGCAAATCTTCAACGACAACATTCACGTCTACAACTCGTATTGGCGGGATGACCCGACGTTTGATTGCACAAACACCTTAACCGCCATGCCGCACCTGCCCTGTCCCGATGTGGACCGCGAGATGTTGTTACGGATGTCGAAAGTGGCGATCGACGGGAACTTTGGCGGTGGTCGCGACAAACGGGTTGACCTCGATTTCGACCCGCATCAACACCTCAAACCGTTGGTGGATGCCGGAGAAAAACAAACGAACGGCCAAGCCGACGCGCATCTCTTGGGGCTGGAAGTCACCGGTGGCGGCGGCGGCGCTTGGCACCTGATGCTGCAGGATGGCAAGTTGGTGGGGGCCGATATCGGCCGCGATCAAAAATGCACCGCCGTCTACCGTTTGGATGCCGACACCTTTGCCACTTTGGCGACAGGACAAGAATCAGCCAGCTCCGCCCTGGACAAAGGGCAATTGGTCATCGACGGCAATGGATTGTCCCGCTCGGAACTGGTGGACATTTTCGACGAAATCGTCCGCGGCTCGGGGGTTGGGAAATAA